TCTGGCTTCATTAAGAACGGCCTTCTCTTTAGGGGTTAAACATATAGCTGAGTTAAGTGTAGTAAAAGCAAAAATGAAGAGGAGTAATTTTTTCATAGGTAAATAGGTTTATAAAGATGGCTACAATTAATTATATCTAAAAATATCCAACCCAAACATCGGAAGAATTTTCATTAAAAACAAAATTATGATCAATTTTTATTTTAAGACTTGACTTTTTGTCCAGTTGATTAATGGATTATCTTAAGACATAAATTGGCATACTGCGTCATAAGATAAAATATGAATTTGCTATATTGGGGAGAGATTACTTTTCCTTATTTCAATCTTTTCACTTGTAAGGCGTTGAAGTCATATTTTCCCACAGATTGTTTTGTTATTTGGTATTTACTTACATCTAAATATTGTTCAATAAAATCAAGTTCAGGAGCATAAAAAAAGCATCCTCCTACTTTTAATGAATTCAATATATCCATATATTTTTTAGCATAAATGACAAAGTCACCATCTTTGCGATAATGATGATGTTTAAAATGGTTAGAAAATCCGAGGTTAGAAATAATTGTCCCCCATTTATCCTTTTCGAATTCATATTCAAACCAATCAGATTTACTTAAAAAAGGATCGTTTCTGGCAAACCTATCAAAGCCGTAAGCTTCGATTCCAATGTTTCGTAAATATGCCACCAAATTACCCTGCATACCGCATCCAATATCTAAAACTGGAGCGATTAGATTATAAACATCAATATGAAGTATTTCAATTTGTATAGTATGGCTATATTCTGAACAGGCTACTGTTTCTATTATTTCATCTTTTGATAAATAAATCTTT
This window of the Bacteroidota bacterium genome carries:
- a CDS encoding class I SAM-dependent methyltransferase, producing MNDFQENIDKQIEFNKARNLFCNEINSSLRFIPETILAIEKIKEIDTTSKNLLLDYVTNKALEEFCRVNQYYSFNEKAKRDLRKIYANLFLSFRKRKLPIDVIAKAHYENLVNWLRETNPFAEKIYLSKDEIIETVACSEYSHTIQIEILHIDVYNLIAPVLDIGCGMQGNLVAYLRNIGIEAYGFDRFARNDPFLSKSDWFEYEFEKDKWGTIISNLGFSNHFKHHHYRKDGDFVIYAKKYMDILNSLKVGGCFFYAPELDFIEQYLDVSKYQITKQSVGKYDFNALQVKRLK